In Oscillatoria acuminata PCC 6304, a single window of DNA contains:
- a CDS encoding SRPBCC family protein: MLHFKYSSLINAPVEVVWNFHERPDILQQLTPPWQPVEIVRREGGLGVGAISEFKIFLGPIPVLWLAQHTVCEPYQLFIDEQVEGPMDQWIHRHEFIRENGKTRLIDAIDYAIPGGWIPDLMLGWFVDARLRDMFRYRHEVTQRECSL; this comes from the coding sequence ATGTTACATTTTAAGTATTCTAGTCTGATAAATGCTCCGGTAGAAGTGGTCTGGAACTTTCACGAAAGACCGGATATTTTACAACAGTTAACTCCCCCGTGGCAGCCGGTGGAAATTGTCCGACGGGAAGGAGGTTTGGGGGTCGGGGCCATTTCAGAATTTAAAATTTTTTTAGGACCGATTCCCGTGCTTTGGTTGGCGCAGCATACAGTCTGTGAACCCTATCAATTGTTTATTGATGAACAAGTGGAAGGACCGATGGACCAGTGGATTCATCGTCATGAATTTATCCGAGAAAATGGCAAAACTCGCTTAATCGATGCGATCGACTATGCCATACCCGGTGGGTGGATTCCTGATTTGATGTTGGGTTGGTTTGTAGATGCACGTCTGCGGGATATGTTTCGCTATCGCCATGAAGTGACTCAACGAGAGTGCAGCCTTTAG
- a CDS encoding PAS domain S-box protein: MTTCSINLQRCEENLLNWKSAVNHTAIVIETDDRGRITEVNDKFIEISGYSREESLDRTPALVDSGLHPAEFFTQLWETISQGQVWRGEIKNKRKDGSIYWVDTTITPILNAEGIPHKYIALQFDITSQKQMEEKLTFTQRRFQQLAANLPGVIYQFLMRPDGAVFFPYMSPGCQDFFEINAESIENNAQVLLNLIHPDDFPNFYRSVAISAETLEPWHWEGRVINPSGKVVWIEGHSRPEQQENGDILWDGLLIEITERKIAQEALRQSEQRLGLHFQQTPLAVIEWDLNFKVMDWNPAAEKMFGYSKSEALNHHAVELLVPESAREQVDQVFQALLQQTGGTRSTNENFTKSGEIIVCEWYNTPLIDPDGTAIGVASLVEDITERQHYQDALKAANEALEHRVEERTEQLQEAIAKLQGEMASRELAEEKYRSIFENAIMGIFQTTQEGEYISANPALARIYGYESTQELMQELHNVDHQLYVEPNRRDQFIEAIAQHGKIADFESQVYCKNGEIIWIAENARAVRDETGTLLYYEGTVEEITKRKHTEAALRRSEERLQEKALREALLNQLTEQIRQSLDLETILATTVQEIRELLQIELCYFSWYRPNGMPQEGVRSRLQQQDCLVLDWEAVKEARSPGVVSPLGFYAVSESWSHQCLQLQPIRIDAVASYPNRTVVEIFRAWGFKSVLCLPLQTHSGEVGVLSCVHCSKERAWNESEVVLMGSISDRLTIAIDQAQLYAQSRAAAQQARDQAQRLEQALYQLQETQTQLIQTEKMSSLGQMVAGIAHEINNPITFIHGNTIHASNYFKEILPLIELYQHYYPKPVPEICDLLEELDLAFILDDLPKALHSMKLGTERIRQIVLSLRNFSRLDESQKKPVDIHEGIDNTVLILQHRLSQIQVVKKYGKLPLIECYPGQLNQVFMNILANAIDALEEAEGLATKPGNGKFPTPNSPVLNFSPTISIHTELTPDELVVIRIKDNGPGLTETVKNRLFDPFFTTKPVGKGTGLGLSISYQIIVEKHQGILDCQSQPGWGAEFVIKIPIKTGTK, encoded by the coding sequence ATGACGACTTGCTCAATTAATTTGCAACGGTGTGAAGAAAATTTACTCAATTGGAAGTCTGCGGTGAATCATACGGCGATCGTGATTGAAACCGACGATCGCGGACGAATTACCGAGGTGAACGATAAATTTATAGAAATCTCCGGATATAGTCGGGAGGAAAGTCTCGATCGCACCCCGGCGCTTGTTGATTCGGGATTGCATCCGGCGGAATTTTTTACCCAATTGTGGGAGACGATCTCCCAAGGTCAAGTGTGGCGCGGTGAAATTAAAAACAAACGCAAGGATGGATCTATTTATTGGGTCGATACCACCATTACTCCGATTCTGAATGCCGAGGGAATTCCCCACAAATATATTGCTCTGCAATTTGACATCACCTCCCAGAAGCAAATGGAGGAAAAACTGACCTTTACTCAGCGAAGGTTCCAGCAGTTGGCTGCTAACTTACCCGGAGTGATTTATCAATTCCTAATGCGTCCAGATGGAGCCGTATTTTTTCCTTACATGAGTCCGGGATGTCAGGATTTTTTTGAAATTAATGCAGAGTCAATTGAAAATAATGCTCAGGTATTACTTAACCTGATTCACCCCGATGATTTCCCCAATTTTTATCGTTCAGTCGCCATTTCTGCTGAAACCTTAGAACCCTGGCACTGGGAGGGTCGAGTTATTAACCCGTCGGGTAAAGTAGTCTGGATTGAGGGTCATTCTCGCCCGGAACAGCAAGAGAATGGGGACATTTTATGGGATGGATTGCTGATTGAAATTACTGAGCGAAAAATTGCCCAAGAAGCCCTCAGACAGTCCGAGCAACGGCTGGGATTACATTTTCAACAAACGCCTCTAGCAGTGATTGAATGGGATTTGAATTTTAAGGTAATGGACTGGAACCCGGCGGCGGAAAAAATGTTTGGGTATTCCAAAAGTGAAGCCTTGAACCATCATGCAGTGGAACTGCTGGTTCCAGAAAGTGCCCGAGAGCAAGTTGACCAAGTTTTTCAGGCGTTGTTACAGCAAACTGGGGGGACGCGCAGCACGAATGAAAATTTTACAAAATCGGGGGAAATTATTGTTTGTGAATGGTACAATACGCCGCTGATTGACCCGGATGGGACGGCAATTGGGGTGGCTTCTTTGGTTGAGGATATTACAGAGCGTCAGCACTATCAAGATGCGTTGAAAGCGGCGAATGAAGCGTTAGAACATCGGGTGGAGGAGCGCACGGAACAGTTACAGGAGGCGATCGCCAAGTTGCAAGGGGAAATGGCGTCGCGGGAATTGGCAGAGGAGAAATATCGCAGCATTTTTGAAAATGCGATTATGGGGATTTTTCAGACGACTCAGGAGGGGGAATATATCAGTGCAAATCCAGCTTTGGCCCGGATTTATGGGTATGAGTCAACTCAGGAACTGATGCAGGAACTACACAATGTTGATCATCAACTTTATGTGGAACCCAATCGTCGGGATCAGTTTATTGAGGCGATCGCCCAACATGGGAAAATTGCTGATTTTGAGTCTCAGGTTTACTGCAAAAATGGCGAAATTATTTGGATTGCCGAAAATGCGCGCGCGGTTCGGGATGAGACGGGAACGTTGCTTTATTATGAGGGAACGGTAGAAGAGATTACGAAGCGCAAGCACACTGAGGCAGCATTGCGGCGATCGGAGGAACGATTACAGGAAAAAGCGTTGAGGGAAGCGTTGCTGAATCAACTCACGGAACAGATTCGCCAATCTCTGGATTTAGAGACAATTTTGGCAACAACTGTACAGGAAATTCGCGAGTTGTTGCAAATAGAACTCTGTTATTTTAGTTGGTATCGACCGAATGGAATGCCTCAAGAAGGAGTGCGATCGCGGCTGCAACAACAGGATTGCTTGGTCCTGGATTGGGAAGCGGTGAAAGAAGCGCGATCGCCGGGGGTGGTGAGTCCTTTGGGATTCTATGCTGTGAGTGAATCTTGGTCCCATCAGTGTTTGCAACTGCAACCGATTCGCATTGATGCAGTGGCATCCTATCCCAATAGGACAGTTGTAGAGATTTTTCGCGCCTGGGGGTTTAAATCCGTGCTTTGCCTGCCGTTACAGACGCATTCAGGTGAAGTGGGGGTTTTAAGTTGCGTTCATTGTAGTAAAGAACGAGCTTGGAATGAGAGCGAAGTGGTGTTAATGGGTTCAATTAGCGATCGCCTCACCATTGCGATCGACCAAGCGCAACTGTATGCTCAATCTCGCGCCGCTGCACAACAAGCGCGGGACCAAGCGCAACGTCTTGAACAAGCCTTATATCAACTCCAAGAAACCCAAACTCAACTGATTCAAACCGAAAAAATGTCCAGTTTAGGCCAAATGGTGGCCGGAATTGCCCATGAAATTAATAATCCCATAACATTCATTCATGGAAACACCATTCACGCCTCTAACTATTTTAAAGAAATTTTACCCCTGATAGAACTCTATCAGCACTACTATCCAAAACCTGTTCCTGAAATCTGCGATTTGCTGGAAGAACTGGATTTAGCTTTTATCTTAGATGATTTGCCTAAAGCCCTACATTCGATGAAGTTGGGAACCGAACGAATTCGCCAAATTGTTTTATCGTTGCGGAATTTTTCCCGGTTAGATGAATCCCAGAAAAAGCCAGTAGACATTCATGAAGGCATTGACAACACAGTGCTCATATTGCAACACCGTTTGTCTCAGATTCAGGTAGTGAAAAAATATGGAAAATTACCGTTAATTGAGTGTTATCCGGGGCAATTGAACCAAGTCTTTATGAACATTCTCGCCAATGCGATCGATGCGTTGGAGGAAGCCGAAGGGTTAGCCACAAAACCGGGAAATGGCAAATTCCCAACTCCCAACTCACCTGTTTTAAATTTCTCCCCCACCATTAGCATTCACACTGAACTCACCCCGGATGAGTTAGTCGTGATTCGGATTAAAGACAATGGTCCTGGACTGACTGAAACGGTGAAAAATCGCTTATTCGACCCGTTTTTTACCACAAAGCCAGTGGGTAAAGGCACAGGATTAGGGTTGTCGATTAGCTATCAAATTATTGTGGAAAAACATCAGGGGATTTTAGACTGTCAGTCTCAACCGGGATGGGGTGCAGAGTTTGTGATTAAGATTCCTATCAAAACGGGTACTAAATAA
- a CDS encoding R3H domain-containing nucleic acid-binding protein, whose product MVNSQGNQPIDNPIQPQAQSGVENVDLGRTQITDDLSQLLEILPETIREHLTNHSSLSNLIEVVMDLGRLPEARFPNKAEYISDIPVTRSDLKYAIERVGHFSGDNRAGIEQTLHRISAIRNRTGEIIGLTCRVGRSVFGTIHMIRDLVESGQSILMLGRPGVGKTTALREIARVLADELHKRVVIIDTSNEIAGDGDIPHPAIGRARRMQVAAPEFQHKVMIEAVENHMPEVIVIDEIGTELEALAARTIAERGVQLVGTAHGNQIENLIKNPTLCDLVGGIQSVTLGDEEARRRGSQKTVLERKAPPTFEIAVEMSERKRWVVHERVAETVDSLLRGRQPDLQVRTVSESGKVTITKELQPQNSTTTKTTAAVRPFGSAGLRASGKMQPLPVQTLPELGRRSQAVPEEKSFEQMLNESLYPGDRFASAADYGFEEISPLAGPNGEDLPLHVYPYGVSRHQLDQVIRTLALPVVVTKDIDSADVVLAVRSHVKNHSKLRQMSKNRQVPIFTINSSSVPKIAHSLRRMLHLDEGSTPEISDVSLFAQSGSDDEIEALEEARLAVEQIVIPKGQPVELLPRGGQVRKMQHELVEHYRLKSCSFGDEPNRRLRIYPA is encoded by the coding sequence ATGGTTAATTCCCAGGGAAATCAACCGATTGACAACCCGATCCAACCCCAAGCGCAGAGTGGAGTGGAAAACGTCGATCTTGGAAGAACGCAGATCACCGATGACCTCAGCCAGTTGCTGGAAATTCTGCCCGAAACCATTCGCGAACACTTAACCAACCACTCATCCCTGAGTAACTTAATTGAAGTGGTCATGGATTTGGGACGGCTTCCCGAAGCGCGTTTTCCCAATAAAGCTGAATATATCAGCGATATCCCCGTCACTCGTTCCGACCTCAAATATGCGATCGAGCGAGTCGGTCACTTTAGCGGAGATAATCGCGCCGGGATTGAACAAACCCTGCACCGGATCAGCGCCATTCGCAATCGCACCGGGGAAATCATCGGCTTAACTTGCCGGGTGGGGCGGTCTGTCTTCGGCACAATTCACATGATCCGCGATTTAGTCGAAAGCGGACAATCGATTTTAATGTTAGGCCGTCCGGGAGTCGGGAAAACTACGGCATTGCGCGAAATTGCCCGGGTGTTGGCGGATGAACTGCACAAACGGGTGGTGATTATCGATACCTCGAACGAAATTGCTGGGGATGGGGATATTCCTCATCCGGCGATCGGGCGGGCACGACGGATGCAAGTGGCGGCACCGGAATTTCAACATAAGGTGATGATTGAGGCAGTGGAAAACCATATGCCGGAAGTGATTGTCATCGATGAAATCGGCACCGAACTGGAAGCATTAGCGGCCCGAACCATTGCCGAACGTGGGGTGCAGTTGGTGGGGACCGCCCACGGTAACCAGATTGAAAACTTGATAAAAAACCCCACCCTTTGCGATTTGGTGGGGGGGATTCAGTCCGTGACCCTTGGCGATGAAGAGGCGCGGCGTCGGGGGTCTCAGAAAACGGTTTTAGAACGCAAAGCACCCCCGACTTTTGAAATTGCCGTGGAAATGAGCGAACGCAAGCGCTGGGTGGTTCATGAACGGGTGGCGGAAACGGTAGATAGTTTACTGCGGGGACGCCAGCCGGATCTTCAAGTGCGGACGGTGAGCGAAAGTGGGAAAGTAACGATTACCAAGGAGTTACAGCCCCAAAATTCCACAACGACGAAGACGACGGCAGCGGTGCGTCCGTTTGGGAGTGCTGGATTGCGCGCCAGTGGGAAGATGCAGCCGTTACCCGTGCAAACCTTGCCGGAGTTGGGACGCCGATCGCAGGCGGTGCCGGAGGAAAAGTCCTTTGAGCAGATGCTGAATGAGTCGTTGTATCCTGGAGATCGCTTTGCTTCGGCGGCGGATTATGGGTTTGAGGAAATTTCGCCCTTGGCGGGTCCGAATGGGGAAGATTTGCCGTTGCACGTCTATCCGTATGGGGTGAGTCGTCATCAGTTGGATCAGGTGATTCGCACTCTGGCCCTGCCGGTGGTGGTGACGAAGGATATTGATAGTGCAGATGTGGTGTTGGCGGTGCGATCGCACGTTAAAAACCATTCTAAGTTACGGCAAATGTCCAAAAACCGTCAGGTGCCGATTTTCACGATTAATTCCAGCAGTGTTCCGAAGATTGCTCATTCCTTACGCCGGATGTTGCATTTGGACGAAGGCAGTACGCCGGAAATCTCGGATGTGTCTTTGTTTGCCCAGAGTGGTAGCGATGATGAAATCGAGGCCCTGGAAGAGGCACGTCTGGCAGTAGAACAGATTGTGATTCCCAAGGGACAGCCGGTGGAACTGTTACCCCGTGGGGGTCAAGTCCGCAAGATGCAACATGAGTTGGTGGAGCATTATCGGTTAAAGTCTTGCAGTTTTGGCGATGAACCGAATCGCCGTCTGCGGATTTATCCGGCATAA
- the ldpA gene encoding circadian clock protein LdpA produces the protein MSNLNDPLTSLSEGHWFKLICGASFQHLQFVRNITLAYCLAGADCIDVAADPAVIAAANEAIEKAVTLGQGTQQRGSRHPFVKKGVPRPLLMVSLNDGEDPHFRKAEFNPQNCPPDCPRPCESICPAQAIAFPQSALTLAPKPGNSSFKTTQHSPEFQQKAGVIEDRCYGCGRCLPVCPIGQIVTRSYVSTPTAIAPSVLSKGVNAVEIHTQVGRIEDFKRLWSAVAPSVNQLKVVAISCPDGENLVDYLWSIYHAISPVPCALIWQTDGRPMSGDIGIGTTRAAIKLGQKVLAAGLPGFVQLAGGTNHHTVSKLKSMGLLRQGRVNPRDHQTDSYLSGVAYGSYARVLLSPILERVEQQQGESFSGSYCLEDCPDLLWEAVSLADSLVSEIKFGLQLQNNTHNTMP, from the coding sequence GTGAGCAACTTGAACGACCCGTTAACATCCTTATCTGAAGGCCATTGGTTTAAGCTAATCTGCGGTGCCAGTTTTCAGCATTTGCAGTTTGTGCGAAATATTACCTTGGCCTATTGCCTAGCTGGTGCGGACTGTATTGATGTTGCCGCCGATCCAGCGGTGATTGCTGCTGCCAACGAGGCGATCGAAAAGGCTGTCACCCTCGGACAAGGAACTCAACAACGAGGCAGTCGCCATCCTTTCGTAAAAAAGGGAGTACCTCGGCCATTGCTGATGGTCAGCTTAAACGATGGGGAAGACCCGCATTTTAGAAAAGCAGAATTTAATCCCCAAAACTGTCCTCCAGATTGTCCTCGACCTTGCGAAAGTATTTGTCCCGCGCAGGCGATCGCCTTTCCCCAATCAGCCTTAACCCTTGCACCCAAACCCGGTAATTCATCCTTTAAGACCACTCAACATTCACCGGAGTTTCAGCAGAAGGCTGGGGTCATAGAAGACCGTTGCTATGGATGCGGACGATGCCTACCCGTTTGTCCCATTGGACAAATTGTCACCCGTTCGTATGTCTCGACACCGACAGCGATCGCCCCATCGGTGTTATCTAAAGGCGTCAACGCTGTAGAAATTCATACGCAAGTGGGTCGAATCGAGGATTTTAAACGTCTGTGGAGTGCAGTCGCCCCCTCCGTCAACCAGCTTAAGGTTGTTGCTATTAGCTGTCCCGATGGGGAAAACCTGGTCGATTACCTCTGGTCGATTTATCACGCCATCTCTCCGGTCCCCTGTGCCCTGATCTGGCAAACCGACGGACGTCCGATGAGTGGAGATATCGGCATCGGGACCACTCGCGCCGCCATCAAATTAGGCCAAAAAGTTTTAGCTGCGGGTTTACCGGGATTCGTCCAACTCGCCGGTGGTACGAATCACCATACCGTTTCCAAACTCAAATCAATGGGATTGTTGCGCCAGGGTCGAGTCAACCCCAGAGATCATCAGACAGACTCCTATCTCTCCGGAGTCGCCTATGGCAGCTATGCTCGTGTCCTCTTATCCCCCATTTTAGAACGGGTCGAACAACAGCAGGGAGAGTCTTTCTCCGGGAGTTACTGCCTAGAAGACTGCCCGGATTTACTGTGGGAAGCGGTAAGTTTAGCGGATTCCCTTGTTTCTGAAATCAAATTTGGCTTACAATTACAAAATAATACACATAATACAATGCCATGA
- a CDS encoding salt stress protein, Slr1339 family: MDPIEKLLEQIKAETENPGPKLPDQGKANPAPKAANSPPVNPPKLMYNLDSLLEKVESEAKPPNVQPSVNVQPIALESTSPGLGGHLDQLFGDVKQEFEAQEQAEQLKREQERQEEAKKLERLKQKQREGLAKRAQEWLKKLDPYSDEGFWFGQFAEHYSSKLEAAIAYLEATPSQKRGEG; the protein is encoded by the coding sequence ATGGACCCAATTGAAAAATTATTAGAACAAATCAAGGCAGAAACTGAAAATCCGGGGCCGAAGTTGCCGGATCAAGGGAAGGCAAACCCGGCACCCAAAGCGGCCAATTCGCCACCCGTCAATCCGCCCAAGTTGATGTATAATTTAGATAGTTTGTTAGAGAAAGTTGAGTCGGAAGCGAAGCCCCCGAATGTTCAGCCTTCCGTGAATGTTCAGCCGATCGCCTTGGAGTCAACTTCCCCGGGATTGGGTGGACATTTAGATCAGTTATTTGGGGATGTCAAGCAGGAGTTTGAGGCCCAAGAACAGGCGGAACAACTCAAACGAGAACAAGAACGCCAGGAAGAGGCGAAAAAGCTGGAACGTCTCAAGCAGAAACAGCGGGAAGGATTAGCCAAACGCGCACAGGAATGGTTGAAAAAGCTAGACCCCTATTCCGATGAAGGGTTTTGGTTCGGACAGTTTGCGGAACATTATTCCTCGAAGTTGGAAGCTGCGATCGCCTATTTAGAAGCAACCCCATCGCAGAAACGAGGAGAGGGGTAG
- a CDS encoding vWA domain-containing protein produces the protein MLDNRDYTLIVDKSGSMMTPDGTGSKTRWSSAEESTFALAAKCEQLDPDGITVYLFSGRFQRYDNVTSAKVAQIFKENEPSGRTDLASVLQDAVNHYFQNKASGAAKSGETILVITDGEPDDRKAVMKVIIEATRQMERDEELAISMIQVGNDTQATRFLKALDDELEGVGAKFDIVDTITIDEMEDYTLSEVLLKAISD, from the coding sequence ATGTTAGATAATCGAGATTATACGTTGATTGTGGATAAAAGCGGGAGTATGATGACTCCCGATGGCACCGGGAGCAAAACCCGCTGGTCCTCGGCAGAAGAGTCTACTTTTGCTTTAGCCGCAAAATGCGAACAGTTAGACCCCGATGGGATTACCGTCTATCTGTTTTCCGGGCGTTTTCAACGCTATGATAATGTCACTTCGGCGAAAGTCGCGCAAATTTTTAAAGAAAATGAACCCTCTGGGAGAACCGATTTGGCATCGGTTTTACAAGATGCAGTGAATCATTATTTTCAAAATAAGGCATCAGGTGCAGCGAAATCCGGGGAAACCATTCTGGTGATTACCGATGGAGAACCGGACGATCGCAAAGCGGTGATGAAAGTGATTATCGAGGCAACTCGTCAGATGGAACGGGATGAAGAGTTAGCTATTTCCATGATTCAAGTCGGAAATGATACTCAAGCCACGCGGTTTTTAAAAGCCTTGGATGATGAGTTGGAAGGGGTAGGAGCGAAGTTTGATATTGTCGATACGATTACCATTGATGAGATGGAGGATTACACCCTGTCGGAGGTATTGCTGAAGGCGATTAGCGATTAA
- a CDS encoding vWA domain-containing protein codes for MVENRDYTLIIDKSGSMSTPDQPGGKTRWQVAQESTLALARKCEEFDPDGITIYLFSGRFQRYDNVTAAKVDQIYQENEPMGRTNLAAVLQDAVNQYFQRKSSGQTKPNGETILVVTDGEPDDRKAVMEVIIKATRQMDRDEELAMSFIQVGNDAQASRFLKALDDDLQGVGAKFDIVDTITMDDMEETPLKEVLLRAIVD; via the coding sequence ATGGTAGAAAATCGCGACTATACTCTAATCATCGATAAAAGTGGCAGTATGTCCACCCCGGATCAACCGGGGGGTAAAACCCGCTGGCAAGTGGCTCAGGAGTCTACCTTAGCCTTAGCCCGAAAATGTGAAGAATTTGACCCGGATGGGATTACTATTTATTTGTTTTCGGGACGATTTCAACGGTACGATAACGTCACAGCAGCAAAAGTCGATCAGATTTATCAAGAAAATGAGCCGATGGGACGGACCAACCTAGCCGCAGTCCTCCAAGATGCGGTGAATCAGTATTTTCAGCGCAAATCATCCGGTCAAACCAAACCCAATGGAGAAACCATTCTCGTCGTCACTGATGGGGAACCGGACGATCGCAAAGCGGTGATGGAAGTGATTATTAAAGCCACCCGCCAGATGGACCGAGATGAAGAATTAGCCATGTCTTTTATTCAAGTGGGTAATGATGCCCAAGCAAGCCGCTTTTTAAAGGCATTGGATGATGATTTGCAAGGCGTGGGAGCCAAATTTGACATTGTAGATACGATTACGATGGATGATATGGAAGAAACGCCTTTGAAAGAGGTTCTGTTACGGGCGATCGTTGATTAA
- a CDS encoding vWA domain-containing protein, producing the protein MLDNRDYTLIIDKSGSMSTPDQRGGRTRWQEAQESTLALARKCEELDPDGITVYVFSGRFKRYDNVTAAKVEQIFQENEPAGRTDLAGVLQDALNDYFKRKSAGQTQLNGETILAITDGEPDDRKAVMKVIIEASRRIDKDEELAISFIQIGNDRTATQFLKALDDDLINAGAKFDIVDTLTIDDMEEMTLTEVLMNAIID; encoded by the coding sequence ATGCTAGATAACCGCGATTATACACTGATTATTGACAAAAGTGGCAGTATGTCCACCCCGGACCAACGGGGAGGACGAACCCGATGGCAAGAAGCACAGGAGTCTACCCTAGCATTAGCCCGCAAATGCGAAGAGTTAGACCCCGATGGCATCACCGTTTACGTTTTTTCAGGCCGATTTAAGCGCTATGACAATGTAACAGCAGCTAAAGTTGAGCAGATTTTCCAGGAAAATGAGCCAGCGGGTCGCACCGACTTAGCTGGGGTTTTACAAGATGCATTGAATGATTACTTTAAACGAAAATCTGCCGGTCAAACCCAACTGAATGGGGAAACGATTTTAGCCATCACCGATGGCGAACCGGACGATCGCAAAGCGGTGATGAAAGTGATCATTGAAGCGTCTCGGCGCATTGATAAAGATGAAGAATTGGCGATTTCTTTCATCCAAATTGGCAACGATCGCACGGCCACTCAATTTCTCAAAGCCCTGGATGATGATTTAATCAATGCCGGTGCTAAGTTTGATATCGTGGATACTTTAACGATTGATGACATGGAAGAAATGACTTTGACCGAAGTTTTGATGAATGCCATCATCGATTAA
- a CDS encoding NAD(P)H-quinone oxidoreductase subunit N has protein sequence MALIITGKKFIRDLEQNGSLALYVPLEGGFEGRYQRRVRAAGYVTVNLSARGLGDLAAYLTGVHGVRPPHLGKKDIRTYFIPPIVSSQLEQLPPKAKGLVVWLIDGIVLSNQELSYLTELSKIEPRVKVVVEVGGDRTVTWNPLKDLLVPARAS, from the coding sequence ATGGCACTGATTATCACGGGCAAAAAATTCATTCGCGATTTGGAACAAAACGGGTCCTTGGCGCTGTATGTGCCGTTGGAAGGGGGTTTTGAGGGTCGCTATCAACGGCGAGTTAGAGCTGCCGGTTATGTCACCGTGAATCTATCCGCCCGAGGATTAGGGGATTTAGCGGCCTATTTAACCGGGGTGCATGGGGTTCGTCCACCGCATCTGGGCAAAAAAGACATCCGCACTTATTTTATTCCGCCCATCGTGAGCTCGCAATTAGAGCAGTTACCGCCTAAAGCTAAGGGATTGGTGGTGTGGTTGATTGATGGAATCGTGCTGTCTAATCAGGAGTTGTCCTATTTAACGGAGTTGTCGAAGATTGAACCCCGGGTGAAAGTGGTGGTGGAAGTGGGGGGCGATCGCACGGTCACTTGGAACCCGCTTAAGGACCTATTGGTTCCGGCTCGCGCCAGCTAA
- the rplC gene encoding 50S ribosomal protein L3, whose product MAVGILGTKLGMTQVFDEEGRAIPVTVVQAGPCTVTQIKSKQTDGYSAIQVGYGETTTKAINKPELGHLVKSSAPPLRHLREYRIDDVSSFELGQQMTVEGFTANQIVDVTGITIGRGFAGYQKRHNFKRGPMSHGSKNHRAPGSTGAGTTPGRVYPGKRMAGRLGGSQITTRKLEIVRVDAEKNLLLIKGALPGKPGALLNIKPANYVGRAK is encoded by the coding sequence GTGGCTGTCGGTATTCTGGGCACAAAACTCGGCATGACCCAAGTCTTTGACGAAGAAGGGAGAGCAATTCCCGTCACCGTCGTCCAAGCGGGACCATGCACCGTAACACAGATCAAATCGAAACAGACCGATGGCTACAGTGCCATTCAGGTCGGATATGGCGAAACCACCACCAAGGCCATCAATAAGCCGGAATTGGGACATCTCGTCAAATCATCAGCGCCTCCGCTGCGTCACCTGCGTGAATATCGCATTGATGATGTCAGCAGCTTTGAACTGGGACAGCAGATGACCGTAGAGGGATTCACTGCTAACCAGATTGTAGATGTGACCGGAATCACCATCGGTCGGGGGTTTGCCGGATATCAAAAACGGCATAACTTCAAACGCGGACCCATGTCCCACGGTTCCAAAAACCATAGAGCCCCCGGTTCTACAGGTGCAGGGACGACTCCGGGTCGCGTGTATCCAGGGAAACGTATGGCCGGTCGTTTAGGTGGAAGCCAAATCACGACGCGCAAATTAGAAATTGTGCGAGTGGATGCGGAAAAGAACCTGCTGCTGATTAAGGGCGCACTTCCGGGAAAACCCGGTGCACTGCTTAATATTAAGCCAGCCAATTATGTGGGCCGTGCTAAATAA